The nucleotide sequence GCAAAAACAGGGGTTGTCGGGTTATCTCGGCAACCCTTGTTTTTTATCCCTTGCGCTCCTCATCAGCAGAGCTTTATTATATTGCAGGCAGGAGAATCAATCCGACAAAGAACAGCGCCAATACTGCACATATTCCCTTCTTTTCCCCTTCTCCTCTGATGACAACGACAAACAGAAATGCCCTTCTTATCGCCGGGACCCATTCTGGCTGCGGCAAGACCACAGTCACCCTAGGCCTCATGGCTGCCCTGAAACAGCGCGGGCTGGCTGTCCAGCCTTTTAAATGTGGCCCGGACTTTATCGATCCTACCCTCCATCTCCTGATGACTGATCAGGTCTCACGCAACCTGGATGTACGGATGTGTGGCGCAGACTATGTCCAGCGCCTCTTCCAGACCCATGCCCCTTTAGCAGGGGATCCCCCGCAGAGTAACCAGACAATATCCATTATCGAAGGGGTGATGGGCCTGTTTGATGGGGGCCAGGGCTCTGCTGCGACCTTGGCCCGACTCCTCAACCTCCCTGTCCTCCTGGTGGTGGATGTCCGTTCCGCAGCAGAGAGTGTGGCTGCGGTGATCAAGGGCTTTGAAACACTTGATCCCCAGGTAGAGATCACAGGGGTGATTCTCAATCGGGTGGGGAGCGAGCGACATAGGCAGATGATCAACGATGCGGTCAAACAGCATTGTCAGGCCAAAATTATCGGGGCCTTGCCCAGAGATACACAGGTTTCCCTGCCCTCCCGTCACCTTGGCCTGCACATGGGGAGCGAAGTTGAACTCAATCGCCAGCATCTGGTAGCGCTCATGGAGGAGCATCTGGATCTGGATCTGCTCCTCAAAATAGCTCAACAAAGGCAAACAGAGCCAGCGCTTCAGGATAAAAAATCGCTCCCGGCATCACCGGGGGCAGCCAAGGTCAGCCTGGGCGTGGCCAGGGACGAGGCCTTCTGCTTCTATTACCAAGACAACTTGGACATGCTGGCGCAGGAAGGGGCAGAGCTGGTTTTCTTCAGCCCCCTCCATGATGCCAATCTGCCCGAGGGACTTAATGGCCTCTATCTGGGGGGCGGATACCCTGAACTCCATGCCAAGGCCCTGGCAGCCAACACCAGCATGCAGGCCGATATCCTGGCCTTTTCCCGTTCCGGTAAACCAATCTATGCCGAGTGCGGGGGCTTTATGTACCTGACCGAGGCCATCATCCCCGCAGATGAGCAGCAGTACCCCTACCCTATGGTTGGCGTTTACCCGGTGATTGCACGGATGCAGCAGGGCCTGCGCAGACTGGGCTATCGGCAGGTAACAATGCAGGCTGCAACCATCCTTGGCAGCGCAGGCAACCAATGCTACGGACATGAATTTCACTACTCAGCTATAGGCACGATGCCCAAGGAGATCAAACGGAGCTATGTGCTGGATGACGGTCGGGAAGAGGGCTTTCTCAGGGATAACACCCTGGCTGGCTATGTCCATCTCCATTGGGGCAGAACCCCGGAAGCTGCCCAACATTTTGTGCAGATGATGCGTAAGATGCGATAAGAAGCAGGAGGCAAGCCAATCTCACGGCTCTCGCACCTCAAGAGAGAAACAGAGATACCCGAACTGCTGCTCAATATAGGCAAGCAGGGTGTAGATGAGCAGAACAATCCCGTTCATCTCTAAAAACTCCTCAATGGTATAGAGTACGGTATAGGTGACACTGTAATAGCCGTGCAGCTCAGCCTCTCGCCCGCCAAGCATATCAAAGCCTGCCGCCCCGGTAAGAAAGATAATCGCAGAAAGGATCAAGAGAACCGCTGTCTTGCGGGGCAGCCGGAGGATAAAGCGAAAATAGAGGATCCCCAGGATGGCCATCAAGATACTGTAGGGAAGAATCCAGGGGAAATAGAGCAATCCGCTTGCCTCAAGAATCCCTGTTGATCTGATGTATTCTTTTGTGTACTCACCGAGTCTCTCATGCAGGACAAAGGCTTCATCCAGGGAGAGAAAGAGAAAAACAGCGGCAAGACCGAGCCAATAACAGCGCTTCCTTCCCTGCTTTTTCTCTAATGACGAGATACAAAAAAAGAGCAGGGAAGATAAAAACAGGGCAAAGCCTGAATAAAAGGAAGGGATATTCTTCTCTATATCCAGATCAACATATGCTGCAATTCCCCTCAAGTCCTGATTCCCGGTAGAGAGAAGAACTGTCTGGGCGATACTGTGCAGCACGGTCAAGAGAATGACAAATGCCAGAAAAAAGAGAGCTGTTTCTCGGGGATGTATTTTCAGCTGAAACATAGCCAGAGCAGGAACCAGTAATTGAAAGGAAAAAAAGAGCCGTTGAAAGCCTGATTAAAAACTCAGACGTCAGCTGTCTCCCTCCCGATAGTTTCTAAGGTCTCGAAAAGGGAGACAGCTCGACAACATAGCTGTCCGGTACAGAGACGTGCAGATAAAAACCTCTTGAAGCAGGCTTAATCGTCGTTAGTAGCCATAGCCAT is from Candidatus Electrothrix sp. GW3-4 and encodes:
- a CDS encoding cobyrinate a,c-diamide synthase, coding for MTTTNRNALLIAGTHSGCGKTTVTLGLMAALKQRGLAVQPFKCGPDFIDPTLHLLMTDQVSRNLDVRMCGADYVQRLFQTHAPLAGDPPQSNQTISIIEGVMGLFDGGQGSAATLARLLNLPVLLVVDVRSAAESVAAVIKGFETLDPQVEITGVILNRVGSERHRQMINDAVKQHCQAKIIGALPRDTQVSLPSRHLGLHMGSEVELNRQHLVALMEEHLDLDLLLKIAQQRQTEPALQDKKSLPASPGAAKVSLGVARDEAFCFYYQDNLDMLAQEGAELVFFSPLHDANLPEGLNGLYLGGGYPELHAKALAANTSMQADILAFSRSGKPIYAECGGFMYLTEAIIPADEQQYPYPMVGVYPVIARMQQGLRRLGYRQVTMQAATILGSAGNQCYGHEFHYSAIGTMPKEIKRSYVLDDGREEGFLRDNTLAGYVHLHWGRTPEAAQHFVQMMRKMR